ACAGCGCCATTGACGTTGGTAATGTGAGGGCTGAGGCAGTGGAGATACATCCTGGAGTGACGAAGATTGTGGTGAGAAATGGAGACAAAGGTGGCAAAGCGGAGTTGTTCTTGGAACAGCTGAAGGTGGACACGTGGAGGTTTAGGTTGCCTGCATCGGCAAAGCCGGAGCTGGCTACGGCGGTGTTTGTGGACGGAGAGTTAGTCGTGACGGTACCAAAGGGTGGTAATGGCCGTGGAGTTTACGGCGGAAGGGACAATGTTTTGGTACGCAGGCTTGTTGTTGTGTAGTAGTGAGAGCTAAGTCCTCCGTCCGTTCCATTTTTGTACTATGTATTTTAGTTTAACTATGCACGAAATTCAAGGGCTTCAACTAACCGTAAAGTTATTTTCGAGTGATTTATAGGTTACAAGTCGATCCGTAGCATTAGCCATTAACGACCGCCAACATCACACCCCTAAAATATATGTAGCTATTTAGCTAACCCTATATAAATATGGAATACTTTATGTACGGAGCTCGATATACACGAAATTTAAGAATGTACGAAAATGTTTCTCGATATTGTGTGATATATTGACTACATGATTGAAATTTTGCAAGTCCCTCATGCTGCAACAATTGAAGTTGCCGCTTTCTTATTTGACCGAGATTAGTCAAATGAATTTTTTCTTTGGTCATAATTTTCTTGTATTccttttaaatttaaatttttaataattgtaacttataatattttttatataattttcaaatatgtaaattttatttcaaaaggcttaaaaatattatatttaactCAAGAGTCCAAATTAAAGTTTGACCCTCTAAATTCGCAGTACCTCAAAAATTGAGACAGAAGTAGTTTTCTTGGGTTATGAATAGTAGATGCGACCAAGATActttaattaaaatacaaaaaattatttCCTGGCCAAAGACTTGAAGAAAATGATGGAATACTGTACTACTCAATTATTTCGTGGTTGTGTATAGATGATTTCCATGAACATATTCTTCACGAAGAGTCATTAACTGCTCCGCAACCTGATTGTATTTTATAAATATTGATCAGAATTGAAGGAATTTTGCATATGAATAATACTAataatactaataataataataataataataataataataataataataataataataataataataataattacctCCTCAATACTTCCATCATCAATGTCAGTGTTGAAAGACAGCAGCAACCTTTCGTAAATCAGATTCTCTACATCCTCTACACCAATAGTTTCTgctatataaaaaaaacaatagCATTTATACATGATttaggttatatatatatatatatatatatatatatatatatatatatatatatatatatacgctaGCAGTATAAAAATCCTTATTACGATCAGTTTAAATTAATTGGTTATGCTacattttccactattttcctAACGATGTGAAATTATTATTAACACGTTTATTTGAAATGAAAGGACGGATCAAATATAAAGTACGAGAGTTGTCCTTTAGTGGTCTACCTGCATAAATCTGAATTAGTCGAATCAGTCCGCACTAAATATCATTGTAAAAAATTGTGTATTGGGAAAAGGAT
This genomic stretch from Nicotiana sylvestris chromosome 9, ASM39365v2, whole genome shotgun sequence harbors:
- the LOC104249372 gene encoding uncharacterized protein, with amino-acid sequence MAGNAIKKLQKLPHVFGKVLELPFRSDADVEVEENPEFFRFVTEIGVHGDVNSAIDVGNVRAEAVEIHPGVTKIVVRNGDKGGKAELFLEQLKVDTWRFRLPASAKPELATAVFVDGELVVTVPKGGNGRGVYGGRDNVLVRRLVVV